CGGTCTGCTCGGTAAGGCCGCCCATGTACCCGCTGTGGCGATAATACATCTTGTCGGTGAGCTTTTTGCCGGTCAGTCTGATCTTCTCGGCATTGACCACCACGATGAAATCACCCACATCCATGAAGGGCGAATAATTGGGTTTATGCTTGCCCCGCAGGCGGGTGGCGATCTCGGTAGCCAGGCGGCCGAGGACCTTGTCTTCAGCGTCGACTATGTACCAGTTTTTTACGATTTCCTTGACCGGGGTCAAATGGGTCTTCATGGGCCAGTATCCTCAATATTCCATCAAAAAGTCACGGTGCCACCGTCCAGGCATCCCGAACGATTGGCAAGGGTGTTTTTATAAAGCGAAACGCGCCCGGAGTCAACAAAAAAAGGCTCGAACGAGTCGAACCTTCATTCTGTAAAAAAATGGAGCGGGAAACGAGATTCGAACTCGCGACTTCAACCTTGGCAAGGTTGCACTCTACCACTGAGTTATTCCCGCCCGGATGCAATCCAAGAGCTACAAAACGTCGCGACTATAACCGAGGCCGCGGCTGGTTGTCAATAAAAATTCGCCGGCCGGTTAACCCGGTATATCTCAGCGCCGGGCCCGCGCCAGACAAGATAATTCCGGCCTGGTACCTACCCGGTGATGAGTTACGAAACAACCCCCCGTATCTTCCGGCGGCCGCCCTGGTACAGCCGCTGATTTTGTCCGATGATCGCAAAAAGGCTATTGCCTCTGAATCCGACAACTTGTATAGATATACTATTCGGAGCACCACTGTCGCCCCTGTGCGGTGCCTGGTCCCATACCTTATATACTATAGCCAACGAGGAACCCCATGGAGAACGCGGCCGTCCGGACCGGCCAGGTCCATCGAAAGACCAAGGAAACCGAGATCAGTCTGTCCCTGACCCTGGACGGCCGGGGCAAGGCCGATATTGCCAGCGGTATCGGCTTTATGGATCATATGCTGACCCTGTTTGCGGTGCATGGTTTTTTCGACCTGACAGTGAGCGGCAGCGGGGATACCGAGGTGGATGACCACCACATGGTGGAGGATCTGGGTATCTGCCTGGGTCAGGCCCTGAAAAAGGCGCTGGGCGATTTCAGCGGTATCCGCCGCTACGGCACGGCCCTGGTGCCCATGGACGAAACCCTGGCCCGGGTGGTGCTGGACATCTCCAACCGTCCCTATCTCTACTGTGACGTGCCTGTTCCTGTCCAGAAAGTCGGCAGTTTCGACACCCAGCTGACCAAGGAGTTCCTGCGGGCCCTGGCCCTGCACGGCGGCCTGACCCTGCACGCGGAACTCCTGCATGGCGAAAACAGCCACCATATTATCGAGGCCGTGTTCAAGGCCCTGGGCCGGGCCCTGGCCCAGGCAACCGGCCCGGAGCCGCGGGCCCGGGGGGCACTCTCCTCAAAGGGGACACTGTAGGCCGGGTGCTGATCAGCGGGGTTGCCGGTTTTCCGCCCCTGGCAGACGGTTACCAAATCTCAAAGTTAGGATTCGGCCCCAGGGCCGACAGGAGGATTTACCGTGAAAAACAACCTGCTGGTCGCCATCGTTATCCTTATCCTGACGGTTGCCTGCGCGCCCATTACCCCGCAACCGGTTCAAGAGAGCAAGATATTTACGCCTGACATCAAGACCATTGCCTTCATGCCCCCTGAGGCGGCGGTGCCCGGGCCCCGGCTCGCGGCCGGGGTCGAGGTGCTCTCGGCCCTGCTCACTGAATATACCCGGAGCCATCCTGATACCAGGATGGTCGATCCGGTGCTGCTGGACAGTTCCCGGCTCGAAACCGGCAGCCGCGAAACCCTGGCCCGCGGCATCGGCCGGGAGATGGGCAGCGATGCGGTGCTGATCACCACCTTGCACCGCTATTTCCAGCGCGTCGGCAGCGCCATGTCCGTCCAACGGTCGGCCTCGGTTGCCTTTGAGATGAAACTGGTGGCAGTGTCCAGCGGCCGGGTCCTCTGGTTCGGCACCTTTGACGAAACCCAGCAGCCCGTACTTGAGAACCTCTTTCTTCTCCGCCGGGCCGCGGCCCGCGGATTCAGATTCATCACTGCCGAGGAACTGGCCCGGGAGGGGGTGGCCGGAAAACTCGGAGAATGCCCCTTTCTGGGAGATGATAACAAATAACCAGCATGGCTGGACCATATTTGTCGGTCTCGCAACAACCCGCTCGACGGACGTGATTCGTCTTGTAACTTGTTGATTTTATTGGGTGGCATTTGAAGCCTTTCGGGTTGTTACGAGTTCATCATATTTGTCGGTCTCGCAACAACCAGCGAGACGGACGTGTGTCATGTTGCAAGTTGTTGACTATCTCCTCCACTCTCCACCATGCAGACCTCGCCTGAATGCACCCCTTGTCTCCTGCGGCAGATCCGCTATGCGGCAAGGCTTGCCACCGACGACCCGGAACTGGAAAAAAAGGTCATTGCCCAGGCATCGGCCCTGCTCCCCTCCCTTGATCCGGAAATTTCGCCGCCGGAAAACGCGATTGCCATCTATGGGATGATCAGCCGGGTATCCGGCAATTGCGACCCCTTTGCCGCCCTGAAGCGGGCATCCAATGAATCCGCTACCGCCTTGCGGCCGGAACTGGAGCAGCGGATCGTGGCGGCCGCCGACCCCCTGCTTGCCGCGATCAGGCTGGCGGTTGCCGGCAATATCATCGATTACGGCAGCCACCATGATTTTGACATTGAGACGACCGTCAACAACTGCCTGGACCGGGAGTTGGTCCGGGACCATTACCAGAAATTCCGGCACGACCTGTCCCGGGTACCTGAAGGCGGGACCATCCTCTACCTGGGGGACAACTGCGGCGAACTGGTCTTTGACGGGATGGTGATCAAGATGCTCGCGGACATGGGCAAACGGGTGGTGCTGGCATTAAAGGAAAAAGCGATCATCAACGACGCCCTGGTAACGGACGGCCGGGAACTGGGCCTGGATGAGCACTGCATCATCATCAGCAACGGCACCGCCTGCCCGGGCACCCCGCTTAAAAACTGCAGCGCGGAGTTGCAGCATTTTTTCAGGACCGCCGACCTGATCATCAGCAAGGGCCAGGGCAATTTCGAGACCCTGTCCGACACCCCGGGACCGGTCTACTTCCTGCTCACGGTAAAATGTCCGGTGGTGGCCCGCCACCTGGCCGGACCGGGGTTCGACTGCCCGCAACTTACCGGAAAGGGCGAGCCGGTGCTGCTTCGGCACCGGCGGTGGCAGGGGTAAAAAAGGGGGATGATTACCTGGTTCTGCGTTATACCCGCAGTTCGGGCCGCCGGGCCGACTCTTTCCGGATGCGGCTGCCGGGCCGCCTGTTCATGACCTTGCGGGCCGTCTCGTGCTCGCCGGCCTCGGCAAAGGTGATCGCCATCATGATTCTGTCCCACGCGCTGATATTTTCCATTTGAGTCTTCATTGTATTTCTCCTCATTAAAGTCAGTATTGTCGGTCTCGCAACAACCCGCTCGACGGACGTGATTCGTCTTGTAACTTGTTGATTTTATTGGGTGGCATTTGAAGCCTTTCGGGTTGTTACGAGTTCATCAGTATTGAACCGGGTTAATTCCCTGGCTCGTTGTTTTGCCCTTAACTTTTGCAGATACTGTGCCATTTTTACAAAAATCGCATATCAGATTGAAATATAAGACTATATCATCGTCAGGGAGGAAAACGGTCACCCCGCGACAAGTGTTGCAAAGTTTAACGTTATTTTCAGATATTCCCGCCATACCAATAAAAACAAATGGTTACGGGCCATTGCGCCCCGCGAGGTAAGTGTTGCAAAGTTCAACAACTATCAGCGGCCCGGGGCTCGGCCGGAAAATTTGATGATTCCGGACAACATCGGTCGTTATGTGGGTGAAACGGACACTGCTTTAAGAAAGGGAAAGGGAGACTATTTGGTGCGCGGAGACCCGACCAACCGCTCGACCAGCCAGCCGTTTGCCAGTGAGAAGAGGATGATATAGAGCGACAGAATCACGGTGTAGCGCAG
This genomic interval from Desulfobacterales bacterium contains the following:
- the rplM gene encoding 50S ribosomal protein L13: MKTHLTPVKEIVKNWYIVDAEDKVLGRLATEIATRLRGKHKPNYSPFMDVGDFIVVVNAEKIRLTGKKLTDKMYYRHSGYMGGLTEQTAKEVLEKKPEELIRAAVKGMLPKNTLGRAQLKKLKVYAGGEHPHEAQQPVALAI
- the hisB gene encoding imidazoleglycerol-phosphate dehydratase HisB; this translates as MENAAVRTGQVHRKTKETEISLSLTLDGRGKADIASGIGFMDHMLTLFAVHGFFDLTVSGSGDTEVDDHHMVEDLGICLGQALKKALGDFSGIRRYGTALVPMDETLARVVLDISNRPYLYCDVPVPVQKVGSFDTQLTKEFLRALALHGGLTLHAELLHGENSHHIIEAVFKALGRALAQATGPEPRARGALSSKGTL
- a CDS encoding ARMT1-like domain-containing protein, producing MQTSPECTPCLLRQIRYAARLATDDPELEKKVIAQASALLPSLDPEISPPENAIAIYGMISRVSGNCDPFAALKRASNESATALRPELEQRIVAAADPLLAAIRLAVAGNIIDYGSHHDFDIETTVNNCLDRELVRDHYQKFRHDLSRVPEGGTILYLGDNCGELVFDGMVIKMLADMGKRVVLALKEKAIINDALVTDGRELGLDEHCIIISNGTACPGTPLKNCSAELQHFFRTADLIISKGQGNFETLSDTPGPVYFLLTVKCPVVARHLAGPGFDCPQLTGKGEPVLLRHRRWQG